A single Nicotiana tabacum cultivar K326 chromosome 5, ASM71507v2, whole genome shotgun sequence DNA region contains:
- the LOC107817184 gene encoding putative LRR receptor-like serine/threonine-protein kinase At1g06840 yields the protein MEGVRYSGYVFTTAIYCFMLLTVAQVTHPSEVSALISVKSGLIDNMEYLKDWQKGTDPCTSNWTEVYCFDKVGTDGYFHVRELRLMNMNLSGSLAPELGQLSHLKIMNFMWNDLTGSVPGEIGNIKSLKLLLLNGNRFSGSLPDQLGYLLNLRIFQIDQNQISGSIPKSFSHLNSMQHIHFNNNSLSGQIPKELSNISTLIHLLLDSNNLSGYLPPEFSAFPSIRIIQLDNNNFSHSDIPASYGNISSLVKLSLRNCKLQGSIPDLSRIQNLSYLDLSWNQLSGSIPQNKLSNNMTTIILSHNRLDGSIPKSFSSIPSLQKLSLENNLLNGSFSTDIWQKKLTSTSRLDIDLRNNSLSDISGTLEPPLSVTLRLQGNPVCSNASVRNIIKFCGSEARAEHETTNSTNVNGSCPIHACPKDNYYEYVPTSPVPCSCASPLRVGWRLKSPSFSYFDPYVHYFLLYMTSDLHLDLYQMLIESSSWEEGPRLRMHLKVFPAVGVSTFNKSEVIRISELFSSWDISVVDLFGPYELLNFTLLGPYSYLNPDIQAKHKSKGALIAAIVAGVFAAFVSTIIAVLIKRQHAKYQSILSSRKRLSSRLSIKMDGIKSFTFREMTLATNNFDISNQVGEGGYGTVFKGILADKTIVAIKRAKEGSLQGQKEFLTEISLLSRVHHRNLVSLLGYCDEEGEQMLVYEFMCNGTLRNWISVTCKESLKFGARLQIALGAAKGILYLHTEAHPPIFHRDIKASNILLDSKMTAKVADFGLSRLAPVQDDEGVLPNHVSTIVKGTPGYLDPEYFLTRKLTDKSDVYSLGVVFLEILTGMRPISHGKNIVREVHLAHDSEKMYSVMDSTMGPYPSECMEKFAALALKCCEDKPEDRPSMLKVVRELETIQSILNMIPDTEADTVDSKTKFNEPKSSSSFSETTSRDAFLSSDVMGGYSFSGVSLTMPR from the exons ATGGAGGGAGTAAGATATTCTGGATATGTTTTTACTACGGCAATTTATTGTTTTATGCTACTTACAGTTGCTCAAGTTACTCATCCTTCTGAAG TCTCAGCTTTGATATCTGTAAAAAGTGGTTTAATTGATAATATGGAGTATCTGAAGGATTGGCAGAAGGGTACTGATCCATGTACATCAAATTGGACTGAAGTTTATTGTTTTGACAAAGTTGGAACAGATGGTTACTTTCATGTCAGAGAGCT CCGTTTGATGAATATGAATCTTTCTGGAAGTTTAGCTCCTGAGCTTGGACAACTATCCCATCTTAAAATTAT GAATTTCATGTGGAATGATTTGACGGGAAGTGTACCAGGAGAGATTGGAAACATCAAGTCTTTGAAACTTCT GCTCTTGAACGGAAACCGATTTTCAGGATCTTTACCTGATCAGCTTGGATATCTCTTGAACCTGAGAATATTCCAGATAGACCAGAACCAGATATCCGGAAGCATTCCTAAATCCTTTTCCCATTTAAATAGTATGCAGCATAT CCACTTCAACAACAACTCACTGAGTGGTCAAATCCCTAAAGAACTTTCCAATATCTCCACTCTGATTCACTT GCTTTTGGACAGTAATAATCTTTCAGGATACCTTCCTCCTGAGTTTTCAGCATTTCCGTCTATTCGGATAAT CCAACTTGATAACAACAATTTCAGCCATTCTGACATTCCAGCTTCTTATGGAAACATTTCATCATTAGTGAAATT AAGTCTCAGAAACTGCAAGTTGCAAGGATCCATTCCTGATCTTAGCAGAATACAGAACCTAAGCTATCT TGATCTCAGCTGGAATCAACTGTCTGGATCTATACCACAGAATAAGCTTTCCAACAATATGACAACTAT TATTCTGTCACACAATCGTCTTGATGGATCTATTCCGAAGAGCTTTTCCTCTATTCCCTCTTTGCAGAAACT GTCATTGGAGAACAACCTTTTGAATGGTTCCTTTTCTACCGACATTTGGCAAAAGAAGTTAACTTCAACTTCCAGACTTGATAT TGATCTTCGGAATAATTCACTTTCGGACATTTCGGGTACTCTTGAACCTCCTCTTAGTGTCACTCTAAG GTTGCAGGGAAATCCTGTGTGCAGCAATGCGAGTGTAAGGAACATCATCAAATTCTGTGGTTCTGAAGCCAGAGCAGAACATGAGACAACTAACTCGACGAATGTAAATGGCTCTTGTCCTATTCATGCATGCCCTAAGGATAACTATTATGAATATGTCCCAACATCACCTGTTCCTTGCTCTTGTGCCTCGCCTCTAAGAGTTGGATGGCGGCTGAAAAGTCCTAGTTTTTCTTACTTTGATCCATATGTGCATTACTTTTTGCTGTATATGACTAGTGATCTTCATTTGGACCTTTACCAAATGTTGATTGAATCAAGTTCTTGGGAAGAAGGACCTCGTCTACGAATGCACTTAAAGGTTTTCCCAGCAGTTGGGGTCAGTACATTTAATAAAAGTGAGGTCATTCGTATTAGCGAGCTTTTCTCATCTTGGGATATCAGTGTAGTTGACCTATTCGGACCTTACGAGCTCCTTAACTTCACTCTGTTGGGACCTTATTCGTACT TGAATCCTGATATTCAAGCTAAACATAAAAGCAAAGGTGCTTTGATAGCTGCAATTGTAGCAGGTGTTTTTGCTGCATTTGTTTCAACAATTATCGCTGTATTAATCAAAAGACAACATGCCAAATACCAAAGCATTCTATCATCAAGAAAACGTTTAT CCTCAAGGCTCTCTATAAAAATGGATGGCATTAAAAGCTTCACCTTTAGAGAAATGACATTGGCCACTAACAACTTTGATATCTCAAATCAAGTTGGGGAAGGAGGATATGGGACTGTTTTTAAGGGAATTTTAGCTGACAAAACAATCGTTGCTATCAAACGAGCAAAAGAAGGATCGCTACAAGGGCAAAAGGAATTCTTGACAGAGATATCGCTGTTATCAAGGGTACATCACCGAAATCTAGTTTCGTTGCTGGGATACTGTGATGAAGAAGGAGAACAG ATGCTGGTTTATGAGTTCATGTGCAATGGAACTTTGCGAAACTGGATTTCTG TTACATGTAAAGAAAGTTTGAAGTTTGGAGCAAGATTGCAGATTGCACTTGGTGCAGCTAAGGGCATCCTTTACCTTCATACAGAAGCTCACCCGCCGATATTCCACAGGGACATCAAAGCCAGCAATATTCTTCTAGACTCTAAAATGACAGCTAAAGTTGCTGATTTTGGATTGTCTAGGCTTGCACCTGTGCAGGATGATGAAGGTGTATTACCTAATCATGTATCAACTATTGTCAAGGGAACACCT GGTTACCTTGATCCTGAATATTTCTTGACCCGTAAATTGACCGATAAAAGTGATGTCTATAGCCTTGGAGTTGTATTTCTGGAAATCTTAACCGGCATGCGCCCAATCTCACACGGGAAAAACATTGTTCGCGAG GTACACTTGGCTCATGACTCGGAGAAGATGTACTCAGTCATGGACAGTACAATGGGACCTTACCCTTCTGAATGCATGGAAAAGTTTGCGGCTTTGGCCCTGAAGTGTTGCGAGGACAAACCAGAAGACAGACCTTCAATGTTAAAAGTGGTCAGGGAGCTGGAAACTATTCAGTCTATTCTCAACATGATTCCAGATACTGAAGCTGATACAGTGGATTCTAAAACCAAGTTTAatgaaccaaagtcatcgtcttcATTTTCTGAAACCACTAGCAGAGATGCATTTCTATCATCTGATGTGATGGGAGGTTATAGTTTCAGTGGTGTCAGTCTCACTATGCCTCGCTAA
- the LOC107804872 gene encoding protein RETICULATA-RELATED 3, chloroplastic-like: MVAMSQLCYTPLTGYSQNHNLNQSCYISGITNRFCGIKFQQKLSFNPLKSSHISSNKLDQDLLLKFQVPCAAGGDGGSIGIGRGSGGGGGGGGDSGGWSKGGDSDDSKSSWDSIGPIGAFVNGWRSRVAADPQFPFKVLMEELVGVSANVLGDMASRPNFGLNELDFVFSTLVVGSIMNFVLMYLLAPTASASIQTLPSIFAYCPPSHMFQSGSYGLLSRLGTFVYKGTQFAAVGFTAGLVGTALSNGLIKMRKKMDPNFETPNKPPPTLLNAATWAIHMGFSSNLRYQTLNGIEFVLAKGLPPLVFKSSVVVLRCVNNLLGGATFVILAKMTGSQKANEVKVVGIEDGLVAEKETLLDQNDNMHTADSASK; this comes from the coding sequence ATGGTGGCGATGTCTCAACTTTGTTACACTCCACTTACTGGTTACTCTCAGAATCATAACTTAAACCAAAGTTGTTACATTTCTGGGATCACAAACAGATTTTGTGGCATTAAGTTTCAGCAAAAACTCAGCTTTAACCCTTTAAAAAGTAGCCATATTAGTTCTAATAAGTTGGATCAAGATTTGTTGCTGAAGTTTCAAGTTCCTTGTGCTGCTGGTGGTGATGGAGGAAGTATTGGGATTGGAAGGGGTAGTGGGggtggtgggggtgggggtggtgaTAGTGGGGGGTGGAGTAAGGGTGGAGATTCAGATGATTCAAAGTCTTCTTGGGATAGTATTGGACCAATTGGTGCTTTTGTTAATGGCTGGAGATCAAGAGTTGCTGCAGATCCACAGTTTCCTTTTAAGGTTCTAATGGAGGAATTAGTTGGTGTAAGTGCTAATGTTCTTGGTGACATGGCATCAAGGCCTAATTTTGGACTTAATGAACTCGATTTCGTGTTTTCAACACTTGTTGTTGGATCAATTATGAACTTTGTGTTGATGTATTTATTGGCACCAACTGCATCCGCTTCGATTCAAACACTGCCATCGATTTTTGCTTACTGTCCGCCAAGCCACATGTTTCAGTCTGGTTCTTATGGTTTGTTGAGTAGGCTTGGAACTTTTGTGTACAAAGGAACTCAGTTTGCTGCAGTAGGATTTACTGCAGGGCTCGTTGGAACTGCACTATCTAATGGTTTAATCAAGATGAGGAAAAAAATGGATCCGAATTTCGAAACGCCAAACAAGCCACCTCCAACACTTTTAAATGCTGCAACTTGGGCAATACATATGGGATTCAGTAGTAACTTAAGATATCAAACACTTAATGGTATTGAGTTTGTGCTAGCCAAAGGTCTTCCTCCTTTGGTATTTAAGTCCTCGGTTGTGGTTTTGAGATGTGTGAATAACCTTCTTGGGGGAGCGACATTCGTCATCTTGGCGAAGATGACAGGTTCGCAGAAAGCAAATGAAGTAAAGGTAGTTGGCATTGAAGACGGATTAGTTGCAGAGAAAGAGACGTTGCTGGACCAGAATGACAATATGCATACTGCTGATTCTGCTTCAAAGTGA
- the LOC107804870 gene encoding KH domain-containing protein At2g38610-like (The RefSeq protein has 1 substitution compared to this genomic sequence), with protein MSGLYNNNHNFSPSRAASPQIRSSNPDVDSNQYLSELLAEHQKVGPFMQVLPICSTLLNQEILRVSGMTPNQILGELDRFRHRSSSPMASANVMSNVGGTGLGGWSGLAQERLSGPPGMSMDWHGAPASPSSYTVKRILRLEIPLETYPNFNFVGRLLGPRGNSLKQVEATTGCRVYIRGRGSIKDPDQEENLRGIPGYEHLNEPLHILIEADLPANIVDIRLRQAQEIIEELLKPVDESQDYIKRQQLHELAMLNSNFREDSPGPSGSVSPFNSGGLKRPKTGR; from the exons ATGTCAGGTTTATATAATAATAATCACAACTTCTCACCTTCTAGAGCTGCATCTCCTCAAATTAGAAGTAGTAATCCAGATGTTGACAg TAATCAGTACTTATCGGAATTGTTGGCGGAACATCAAAAGGTTGGTCCTTTCATGCAAGTTCTTCCCATATGCAGCACTCTCTTGAATCAAG AGATCTTAAGGGTATCGGGAATGACGCCAAACCAGATTCTTGGTGAGCTAGACAGATTTCGGCATAGAAGTTCAAGCCCTATGGCTTCAGCAAACGTTATGTCAAATGTTGGTGGAACTGGATTGGGTGGTTGGAGTGGACTTGCGCAGGAG AGATTAAGTGGATCTCCAGGAATGTCAATGGACTGGCATGGGGCACCAGCAAGTCCTAGTTCATACACTGTGAAAAGGATATTGCGCTTAGAAATTCCGTTAGAAACTTATCCAAAT TTCAATTTTGTTGGGCGACTTCTGGGTCCGAGGGGAAATTCCTTGAAACAGGTGGAAGCTACTACAGGATGTCGTGTATATATTAGAGGAAGAGGGTCAATAAAGGACCCCGATCAG GAGGAGAACCTACGTGGAATACCAGGATATGAGCACCTGAATGAACCACTCCATATTTTAATTGAGGCGGATTTACCAGCGAACATTGTGGATATTAGATTGAGACAGGCACAAGAAATAATAGAGGAGTTGCTCAAGCCAGTG GACGAATCACAGGATTATATAAAGAGACAACAATTGCACGAACTTGCCATGCTAAATTCAAATTTCAGGGAGGATAGTCCTGGACCAAGTGGCAGTGTCTCTCCTTTCAATTCTGGTGGATTGAAACGTCCCAAGACTGGCCGTTGA